A DNA window from Maribellus comscasis contains the following coding sequences:
- the alaS gene encoding alanine--tRNA ligase, with translation MKTSKEIRKAFLDFFSEKEHQVVKSAPMVVKGDPTLMFTNAGMNQFKDLFLGNEPIKWNRIADTQKCLRVSGKHNDLEEVGLDTYHHTMFEMLGNWSFGDYFKKEAIDWAWEFLVERMGIQAGRLYATVFEGSSDDNLGRDDEAAGFWGKYLPQDRILNGNKKDNFWEMGDTGPCGPCSEIHVDLRPEEEVAKISGRELVNKDHPQVIEIWNLVFIQFNRRANGSLEELPDKHVDTGMGFERLCMVLQGVTSNYDTDIFQNTIAEIGKLSDKKYGDEVKTDIAMRVIADHLRAVAFAIADGQLPSNNKAGYVIRRILRRAVRYGYTFLDFKEAFIYKLVNVLNQTMGEAFPELVSQQTLIEKVIKEEEESFLRTLSTGIKLLDDIVGKAKQNNLDKVGGTDAFVLYDTYGFPLDLTELIARENGLGVDEKGFAVEMEAQKNRSRNAAAQETDDWVEIRKIEKTAFLGYDKLEAEIRISRYRKVTQRKKTFYQLVFDQTPFYGESGGQVGDTGYIEFNGVKTPIFDTQKENNLIVHLTAKLPEQPEETFKAVVNTEKRIQTANNHTATHLLHAALREILGSHVEQKGSLVNADHLRFDFSHFQKMTDEEIEKVETIVNRKIRENARREENRTVPIEQAKEMGAMMLFGEKYGDEVRVIKFGESVELCGGTHVEATGQIGLFKIVSEGAIAAGVRRIEAITADHAERFVNDQLKTLKSIQDTVKGSKNILENVLNLMKENSELSKQIEVFNTERVKILKASLKSKVLQERGVNIISDRIDVDNAGMIKDLAFQLKGEVENLFLVLGAEINGKPNLTVMISENLVEEKGLNAGQIVREAGREIKGGGGGQPFYATAGGKDASGIQAAIEKALSFL, from the coding sequence ATGAAGACTTCAAAAGAGATACGTAAAGCATTTTTGGATTTTTTTAGTGAAAAAGAGCATCAGGTGGTAAAATCGGCTCCAATGGTTGTAAAAGGTGACCCAACGTTGATGTTTACCAATGCGGGAATGAACCAGTTTAAAGATTTGTTTCTTGGAAATGAACCAATAAAATGGAACCGGATTGCCGATACTCAAAAATGTTTGCGTGTTTCCGGAAAACACAACGATTTGGAAGAAGTTGGACTGGATACGTACCATCACACCATGTTTGAAATGTTGGGAAATTGGTCGTTTGGCGACTATTTTAAAAAGGAAGCCATCGACTGGGCCTGGGAATTTTTGGTTGAACGTATGGGAATTCAGGCCGGACGTTTGTATGCAACCGTATTTGAGGGAAGTTCGGATGATAATCTGGGACGCGATGACGAAGCTGCCGGTTTTTGGGGAAAATACCTGCCGCAAGACAGAATTTTAAACGGAAACAAAAAAGATAATTTTTGGGAAATGGGAGATACCGGCCCCTGCGGACCTTGTTCTGAAATACATGTGGATTTAAGACCAGAAGAAGAAGTTGCAAAAATATCAGGTCGTGAATTGGTAAACAAAGACCACCCGCAGGTGATTGAAATATGGAACCTGGTTTTTATTCAATTTAACCGAAGGGCAAATGGGAGCCTGGAAGAATTGCCCGATAAACATGTCGATACCGGAATGGGTTTTGAACGCCTTTGTATGGTTTTGCAGGGTGTAACGTCGAATTACGACACCGATATTTTTCAGAACACCATAGCTGAAATCGGAAAATTAAGTGACAAAAAATATGGTGATGAAGTAAAAACAGATATCGCCATGCGTGTAATTGCCGACCATCTTCGTGCAGTTGCATTTGCCATTGCCGACGGTCAGCTTCCTTCCAATAATAAAGCGGGGTATGTAATTCGCCGGATTTTACGCCGTGCTGTTCGTTACGGATATACCTTCCTTGATTTTAAAGAAGCTTTTATTTACAAATTGGTTAACGTGCTAAACCAAACCATGGGAGAGGCTTTTCCTGAATTGGTAAGTCAGCAGACTTTAATTGAAAAAGTAATCAAAGAGGAGGAAGAGTCGTTCCTGCGAACTTTGTCTACCGGAATAAAGCTTTTGGATGATATTGTTGGAAAAGCCAAACAAAATAACCTTGACAAGGTGGGCGGAACAGATGCTTTTGTTCTTTACGATACATATGGTTTTCCGTTGGATTTGACAGAACTGATTGCCCGTGAAAACGGACTTGGAGTAGATGAAAAAGGTTTTGCAGTGGAAATGGAAGCGCAGAAAAACCGCTCGCGAAATGCTGCCGCCCAGGAAACCGACGACTGGGTAGAAATTCGTAAAATAGAAAAAACAGCGTTTTTGGGTTATGACAAACTGGAAGCGGAAATTCGTATCTCACGTTACCGGAAAGTGACCCAAAGGAAAAAAACATTTTATCAACTGGTTTTTGACCAGACTCCCTTTTATGGTGAATCCGGTGGTCAGGTTGGCGACACGGGATATATTGAATTCAATGGAGTAAAAACACCAATTTTTGATACTCAAAAAGAGAATAACCTGATTGTTCATTTGACGGCAAAACTACCGGAACAGCCGGAGGAAACTTTTAAGGCTGTTGTTAACACAGAGAAACGTATTCAAACCGCAAATAACCATACCGCAACTCACCTGTTGCATGCAGCCCTCCGCGAAATTCTCGGAAGTCATGTTGAGCAAAAAGGGTCGCTGGTAAATGCCGATCATCTTCGTTTTGATTTTTCACATTTCCAAAAAATGACCGATGAGGAGATTGAGAAAGTGGAAACCATTGTAAACCGGAAAATTCGTGAAAACGCACGGCGTGAAGAAAACCGGACAGTACCGATTGAACAAGCCAAAGAAATGGGAGCGATGATGCTTTTTGGTGAAAAATATGGCGACGAGGTTCGTGTGATAAAATTTGGTGAGTCGGTTGAATTGTGCGGCGGAACACATGTCGAGGCTACCGGGCAAATTGGTTTATTTAAAATTGTTTCGGAAGGTGCCATTGCTGCCGGTGTCAGGCGTATAGAAGCGATCACTGCTGACCACGCAGAGCGTTTTGTAAACGACCAGTTAAAAACTTTAAAAAGTATTCAGGACACGGTAAAAGGGTCAAAAAACATCCTCGAAAATGTGTTGAATTTGATGAAGGAAAACAGTGAGCTTTCCAAACAAATTGAGGTGTTTAACACCGAACGGGTAAAAATTCTGAAAGCCAGCTTAAAAAGTAAGGTTTTACAGGAGAGAGGAGTAAATATTATTTCCGACCGGATTGATGTGGATAATGCCGGAATGATAAAAGATTTGGCCTTTCAGCTAAAAGGAGAGGTTGAGAATCTGTTTTTAGTTCTTGGTGCAGAAATTAACGGAAAGCCTAATTTAACGGTGATGATTTCCGAAAATCTGGTAGAGGAAAAAGGTTTGAACGCCGGACAAATTGTACGTGAAGCTGGCCGTGAAATTAAGGGCGGCGGCGGCGGACAACCGTTTTATGCAACAGCGGGCGGAAAAGACGCTTCCGGAATTCAGGCAGCCATCGAAAAAGCACTTTCCTTTTTGTAA
- a CDS encoding M23 family metallopeptidase encodes MAKKKYKFNPDTLNYERVGISIKEKLTKILAHFASSFALALLFVIAFLNMYETPKTKSLERENKRLLTQYELMSKDLEKIDKVLAELEQRDDNIYRVVFEAEPIPSSVRKAGFGGTNKYSELEDMSNSKMVIATARKLDMLAKEAYIQSKSYDEVLELALNKEKMLASIPAIQPVANKNLKRTASGWGYRMHPIYKVRKFHYGMDFTAPTGTPVYATGDGKVIEVGGSSRSRVGFGLVIKIDHGYDYETLYGHLSAFDVKRGQQVKRGDIIGYVGNTGGSTAPHLHYEVHKNGRAINPAFYYYKDLTPQEYDKMIAISSNIGQTLD; translated from the coding sequence ATGGCGAAAAAAAAGTATAAGTTTAATCCGGATACCTTAAATTACGAGAGAGTTGGTATTTCAATCAAAGAAAAACTGACAAAAATTTTAGCCCATTTTGCAAGTAGTTTTGCATTGGCTTTACTTTTTGTAATTGCTTTTCTGAATATGTATGAAACGCCTAAGACGAAATCACTTGAGCGGGAAAACAAAAGACTTCTGACACAGTATGAACTGATGTCGAAAGATTTGGAGAAAATTGATAAAGTGCTGGCTGAACTTGAACAACGTGACGATAATATTTACCGTGTGGTTTTTGAAGCGGAGCCCATTCCTTCGTCGGTAAGAAAAGCCGGTTTTGGGGGAACAAACAAATACTCCGAGCTGGAAGATATGAGCAACTCCAAAATGGTTATCGCAACTGCCAGAAAGCTGGACATGCTGGCCAAAGAAGCATATATCCAATCAAAATCATACGACGAAGTGTTGGAACTGGCATTAAATAAAGAAAAAATGCTGGCAAGTATTCCAGCCATTCAACCGGTCGCGAATAAAAATCTGAAGCGAACAGCCAGTGGATGGGGATACCGGATGCACCCGATTTATAAAGTTCGTAAATTTCACTATGGAATGGATTTTACCGCTCCAACGGGAACTCCGGTTTATGCTACCGGCGACGGAAAAGTAATTGAAGTTGGTGGCTCATCAAGAAGCAGGGTTGGTTTTGGACTTGTAATAAAAATTGATCACGGGTACGATTACGAGACCTTATATGGCCACTTAAGCGCATTTGATGTAAAACGCGGGCAGCAGGTAAAACGAGGTGACATTATTGGTTATGTAGGAAACACAGGCGGTTCAACAGCACCACACCTTCATTACGAGGTTCATAAAAACGGGCGTGCCATAAATCCCGCTTTCTATTACTATAAAGATCTTACTCCGCAGGAATATGACAAAATGATTGCCATTTCATCCAATATCGGTCAAACACTCGATTAA
- a CDS encoding MerR family transcriptional regulator has protein sequence MPYKKPKIEKVIFTIGEVAKMMDVETTVIRYWENQFEALKPKKNKKGNRLFSKEDIEVVKLIHHLVKERGLTIKGAKQKLKDNPEGTSHDFEIVKKLQKIKQELMEIRDKMGNEA, from the coding sequence GTGCCGTACAAAAAACCCAAAATAGAAAAAGTAATTTTTACAATTGGCGAAGTAGCTAAAATGATGGATGTGGAAACTACGGTTATTCGCTATTGGGAAAATCAATTTGAGGCGCTAAAGCCGAAAAAAAACAAAAAAGGCAACCGCTTGTTTTCGAAGGAAGATATTGAAGTAGTGAAACTAATTCATCATCTGGTAAAAGAGCGCGGGTTAACGATAAAAGGTGCAAAACAAAAACTAAAAGATAATCCGGAAGGAACTTCTCACGATTTTGAGATTGTAAAAAAACTACAGAAAATAAAACAGGAATTGATGGAAATAAGGGATAAAATGGGCAACGAAGCATGA